A window from Chelmon rostratus isolate fCheRos1 chromosome 13, fCheRos1.pri, whole genome shotgun sequence encodes these proteins:
- the gmppaa gene encoding mannose-1-phosphate guanyltransferase alpha-A, translating to MLKAVILIGGPQKGTRFRPLSFEVPKPLFPVAGVPMLQHHIEACAKVPNMKEILLIGFYQPNEELSRFLLNAQQEFKISIRYLQEYAALGTGGGIYHFRDQIVSGSPEAFFVLNADVCSAFPLTEMLSFQKEHGEPNSFVILGTTSNRKQSMNYGCIVENEETNEVLHYVEKPSTFVSDIINCGIYLFNPDIFQHIGTVFQKNQQDMLLEEPTNGWHRAEAIRLEQDIFTALAGQSKLYVYKTLSFWSQIKSAGSAIYASRLYLNQYHTTHPERLASNKEGGPKISGNVYIHPTANIDPTATLGPNVSIGTGVTIGAGVRVRESIILHGATLQDHCCVLSSIVGWDSTIGKWARVEGTPSDPNPNDPYAKIDSETLFRDGKLTPSITILGCNVSIPSEVIILNSIVLPHKDLNRGFKNQIIL from the exons ATGTTGAAGGCGGTAATTTTAATTGGAGGCCCCCAAAAAG GCACAAGGTTTAGGCCGCTGTCATTCGAGGTTCCTAAACCCTTGTTTCCAGTAGCTGGTGTGCCcatgctgcagcatcacattGAAGCATGTGCCAAG GTACCGAATATGAAGGAGATTTTGCTCATCGGCTTCTATCAGCCAAATGAAGAGCTGAGCAGATTCCTGCTAAATGCACAGCAGGAGTTCAAAATTTCCATCAG GTATCTGCAGGAGTATGCAGCCCTGGGCACCGGAGGGGGCATCTATCACTTCAGAGATCAGATTGTCTCCGGCAGTCCAGAGGCTTTCTTTGTTCTGAATGCTGATGTCTGCTCAGCGTTTCCTCTCACAGAGATGCTCAGCTTCCAGAAAGAACATGGAGAACCAAACAGCTTTGTTATCCTTGGGACAACG tcaaacagaaagcaatccATGAATTACGGCTGTATTGTTGAAAACGAGGAAACCAATGAG GTCTTGCATTACGTGGAGAAGCCCAGCACGTTTGTGAGCGACATCATTAACTGCGGTATATACCTGTTTAACCCAGACATCTTCCAGCACATCGGCACCGTCTTTCAGAAGAATCAACAGGACATGCTATT AGAAGAGCCAACCAACGGCTGGCACCGAGCAGAGGCCATCAGGCTGGAGCAGGACATTTTCACTGCCCTGGCAGGACAGAGCAAACTGTACGTGTATAAAACCCTCAGCTTCTGGAGCCAGATTAAATCAGCAGg GTCTGCAATTTATGCCAGCCGCCTGTACCTCAACCAGTATCACACAACTCATCCTGAAAGACTGGCCTCTAATAAGGAGGGAGGGCCCAAAATAAGTG GTAATGTGTATATTCATCCTACAGCCAACATTGACCCCACTGCTACG TTGGGTCCCAATGTCTCGATTGGCACCGGAGTGACAATCGGTGCTGGGGTCAGAGTTCGAGAGTCCATCATCCTCCACGGTGCCACTCTACAG GaccactgctgtgttttgagCAGCATTGTGGGATGGGACAGCACCATTGGCAAGTGGGCAAGAGTAGAAGGAACCCCAAGTGACCCAAACCCCAACGATCCCTATGCAAAGATTGACAGCGAGACCCTCTTCAGAGACGGAAAACTCACACCCTCAATTACCATTCTCG GTTGTAACGTCAGCATCCCCTCCGAGGTCATTATACTCAACTCGATTGTCCTCCCACACAAAGACCTCAACCGTGGCTTCAAAAACCAAATTATTCTCTAG